From Calonectris borealis chromosome 7, bCalBor7.hap1.2, whole genome shotgun sequence, one genomic window encodes:
- the TCTN3 gene encoding tectonic-3 isoform X1 encodes MCGAPGLLLALLLARLAACSPGTPPGAAAAELAAGATHRAAPRIEEAASRRAPAARAVRAGAQIAAAGPRRGGPAPPLRRRAPRAARAARHSPPGACGLRDPDAADSSRLSGGSRSVSQVCVEKSLMFRSNTPYPTETVAVPGGRDLLFCVQLDDSKLNYFQQPQDIKESDFLKFLEKYGRHSFLAPSQVQPSFSAFYRAGDPILIYFDSSSVLSTLRQPVKMGASGLCVDGNPAGFLDSKSTSCTRIFANLSKSCITDPALDAASYYRDFTVLKVPINDTIMPSMKVKVTAVAPPGAPHMEDNTCNNVVSEVIYEIEFSGTRGIQSVSVRFRVSNISGNSGSSLQQHFTLHFWTRTLSHTLPRSGNPSYITGAPLLVANSGAMQHMSILRSKGDGSCSQFLRHTVQFGRNMRTGCKLSLSTVLEESNCSYIQQKLYKALQGMNRAEDLAITGSAHSTQAEEWTTILIQNCSVQAVNCTSCCMVPVTLEIQILWTKVGLLSNPQAQILGARYFYQCHPLKFLSTSTVPLTTVVTFTDMTEWPEPPRGQPQMHWKLPFDIFFPFKVALNLERSYRDDLAGYFLLILIMSSILCF; translated from the exons ATGTGCGGGGCCCCGGggttgctgctggccctgctgctaGCGCGGCTGGCCGCCTGTAGCCCCGGCACCCCGCCTGGAGCCGCCGCCGCTGAGCTCGCCGCAGGGGCCACGCATCGGGCGGCTCCCCGAATCGAGGAAGCGGCCTCGCGCCGAGCCCCCGCTGCCCGCGCGGTCCGGGCCGGCGCCCAGATCGCCGCCGCCGGGCCACGCCGCGGCGGTCCTGCTCctccgctccgccgccgcgccccgcgggcagcccgcgccgcccgccaCTCGCCGCCCGGCGCCTGCGGCCTGCGCGACCCCGACGCCGCCGACTCGTCCCGCCTCTCCGGCGGCAGCAG GTCTGTGAGTCAAGTGTGTGTGGAAAAATCACTCATGTTCAGAAGTAACACCCCGTATCCTACTGAGACCGTGGCTGTCCCTGGTGGACGTGATCTGCTGTTCTGTGTGCAGCTGGATGACT CAAAGCTGAACTATTTCCAACAGCCACAGGATAtcaaagaatctgattttttgaAATTCTTGGAGAAGTATGGCAGACACTCTTTCTTAGCACCGTCACAAGTCCAGCCATCATTCTCTGCCTTTTACCGG GCTGGTGATCCAATCTTAATCTACTTTGATTCATCATCTGTACTGAGCACGCTTAGACAGCCAGTAAAAATGGGAGCCAGTGGCCTCTGTGTTGATGGAAATCCTGCTG GCTTCCTGGACAGTAAAAGCACAAGCTGTACTAGGATTTTTGCCAACTTGAGCAAGAGCTGCATTACTGACCCTGCCCTAGATGCTGCCTCCTACTACCGTGACTTCACTGTGCTAAAG gtCCCAATTAATGACACCATTATGCCGTCCATGAAG GTAAAGGTCACCGCAGTCGCACCACCTGGAGCTCCCCACATGGAAGACAACACATGTAACAATGTTGTTTCTGAG GTGATCTATGAGATAGAATTCAGTGGCACACGTGGGATTCAGAGTGTTTCTGTCCGGTTCAGAGTGAGCAACATCTCTGGGAACTCGGGATCCTCTCTGCAGCAGCACTTCACTTTGCACTTCTGG ACCAGGACTCTTTCTCATACGTTGCCTAGAAGTGGAAACCCCAGCTATATCACTGGAGCACCACTGTTGGTTGCAAACAGTGGTGCCATGCAGCAT ATGAGCATTTTACGGAGCAAAGGTGATGGAAGTTGCTCACAGTTCCTCAGACACACAGTACAATTTGGAAGAAATATGAGGACAGGCTGCAAGCTCAG cCTATCCACAGTACTGGAAGAAAGTAATTGTAGTTACATCCAGCAGAAGTTATACAAGGCGCTTCAGGGGATGAACAGAGCAGAAGACCTTGCTATAACTGGCAGTGCTCATTCAACCCAGGCAGAAGAGTGGACGACCATTCTGATTCAGAACTGCAGTGTGCAG gctgTGAATTGCACTTCCTGTTGCATGGTTCCTGTGACGCTGGAGATACAGATATTGTGGACTAAGGTGGGCCTCCTGTCCAACCCACAAGCTCAAATACTGGGTGCACGCTACTTTTATCAGTGTCACCCCCTGAAG TTCCTAAGCACAAGCACGGTACCTTTGACAACTGTCGTTACCTTCACTGACATGACGGAATGGCCAGAACCTCCACGAGGCCAGCCTCAAATGCACTGGAAACTCCCATTTGACATCTTTTTCCCATTCAAGGTGGCACTGAATTTGGAAAGAAGTTATAGAGATGACCTGGCTGGCTATTTTTTGTTGATTCTAATAATGTCCAGTattctctgcttttga
- the TCTN3 gene encoding tectonic-3 isoform X2: protein MEILLVPINDTIMPSMKVKVTAVAPPGAPHMEDNTCNNVVSEVIYEIEFSGTRGIQSVSVRFRVSNISGNSGSSLQQHFTLHFWTRTLSHTLPRSGNPSYITGAPLLVANSGAMQHMSILRSKGDGSCSQFLRHTVQFGRNMRTGCKLSLSTVLEESNCSYIQQKLYKALQGMNRAEDLAITGSAHSTQAEEWTTILIQNCSVQAVNCTSCCMVPVTLEIQILWTKVGLLSNPQAQILGARYFYQCHPLKFLSTSTVPLTTVVTFTDMTEWPEPPRGQPQMHWKLPFDIFFPFKVALNLERSYRDDLAGYFLLILIMSSILCF, encoded by the exons ATGGAAATCCTGCTG gtCCCAATTAATGACACCATTATGCCGTCCATGAAG GTAAAGGTCACCGCAGTCGCACCACCTGGAGCTCCCCACATGGAAGACAACACATGTAACAATGTTGTTTCTGAG GTGATCTATGAGATAGAATTCAGTGGCACACGTGGGATTCAGAGTGTTTCTGTCCGGTTCAGAGTGAGCAACATCTCTGGGAACTCGGGATCCTCTCTGCAGCAGCACTTCACTTTGCACTTCTGG ACCAGGACTCTTTCTCATACGTTGCCTAGAAGTGGAAACCCCAGCTATATCACTGGAGCACCACTGTTGGTTGCAAACAGTGGTGCCATGCAGCAT ATGAGCATTTTACGGAGCAAAGGTGATGGAAGTTGCTCACAGTTCCTCAGACACACAGTACAATTTGGAAGAAATATGAGGACAGGCTGCAAGCTCAG cCTATCCACAGTACTGGAAGAAAGTAATTGTAGTTACATCCAGCAGAAGTTATACAAGGCGCTTCAGGGGATGAACAGAGCAGAAGACCTTGCTATAACTGGCAGTGCTCATTCAACCCAGGCAGAAGAGTGGACGACCATTCTGATTCAGAACTGCAGTGTGCAG gctgTGAATTGCACTTCCTGTTGCATGGTTCCTGTGACGCTGGAGATACAGATATTGTGGACTAAGGTGGGCCTCCTGTCCAACCCACAAGCTCAAATACTGGGTGCACGCTACTTTTATCAGTGTCACCCCCTGAAG TTCCTAAGCACAAGCACGGTACCTTTGACAACTGTCGTTACCTTCACTGACATGACGGAATGGCCAGAACCTCCACGAGGCCAGCCTCAAATGCACTGGAAACTCCCATTTGACATCTTTTTCCCATTCAAGGTGGCACTGAATTTGGAAAGAAGTTATAGAGATGACCTGGCTGGCTATTTTTTGTTGATTCTAATAATGTCCAGTattctctgcttttga